A stretch of the Sphingobacterium thalpophilum genome encodes the following:
- a CDS encoding META domain-containing protein, with amino-acid sequence MRGNLMILAVALAWSTVACNTTGKKSEATGTGDTATMVQKPSVVDNASLDGTWELKSLTTPETAGKEFKDLFKDKIPTLTFTAKDHKVEGNNGCNGIGGTYESEKGNSIKIGDKLVSTMMHCDNAAYNEFMNGLKSTTNFDVRDNELTFMSGDIVVMQFTRK; translated from the coding sequence ATGAGAGGAAATTTAATGATTTTAGCAGTTGCATTGGCCTGGTCAACAGTTGCCTGCAACACAACCGGTAAAAAGTCGGAAGCCACAGGAACTGGCGATACGGCTACCATGGTTCAGAAACCGAGCGTCGTCGATAATGCATCATTGGACGGCACCTGGGAGCTCAAATCCCTGACGACTCCCGAAACGGCGGGCAAGGAATTCAAGGACTTATTTAAAGACAAAATTCCTACACTGACATTCACAGCCAAAGACCACAAGGTGGAAGGCAACAATGGCTGCAATGGTATCGGCGGCACATATGAAAGTGAAAAAGGCAATTCCATCAAAATCGGTGATAAACTGGTATCAACCATGATGCACTGCGACAATGCGGCTTACAACGAATTTATGAATGGCCTGAAATCTACGACAAATTTTGATGTTCGGGACAATGAGCTGACTTTCATGTCCGGCGATATTGTCGTGATGCAATTTACCAGGAAATAA
- a CDS encoding trans-sulfuration enzyme family protein produces MKQDQSKIIREQVDRSALREHSTPLYLTSSFIFDSAEQGRAIFAEEEQGMVYSRYANPNTTEFINKVCILEGAEAGLSFASGMAAVFASFAAIIESGDHIVSSRAIFGSTHQLFTQLFPRWGVTTTYVDAANPEEWEKAIQPNTKIIFLESPSNPGLELVDLEWLGKFKEKYPNIILSIDNCFATPYLQKPIQYGFDLVIHSATKYMDGQGRVLGGIVVGKQELIDKLMFFIRHTGPALSPFNAWIISKSLDTLGIRMDRHCSNALALAQALEHHPEIEDVKYPLLPSHPQYELAKKQMKAGGGIVTFVVKGGFERAKAFVDQLEMILYTSNLGDSRSIATHPASTTHSKLSESERLNLGIQPGSIRLSVGLEDQEDIINDILQALEKTK; encoded by the coding sequence ATGAAACAAGATCAATCTAAAATCATACGCGAACAAGTCGACCGTTCAGCACTTCGCGAGCATTCGACTCCTTTATATCTCACTTCGAGCTTTATCTTTGACAGCGCAGAACAGGGTCGGGCCATCTTTGCTGAAGAAGAACAGGGCATGGTCTATTCCCGCTATGCCAACCCCAATACGACCGAATTTATCAACAAGGTCTGTATCCTGGAAGGAGCTGAAGCAGGACTTTCCTTCGCGTCCGGCATGGCGGCTGTATTTGCTTCCTTTGCCGCCATTATCGAAAGCGGAGACCATATCGTTTCTTCAAGGGCTATCTTCGGATCTACGCATCAATTGTTTACACAGCTGTTTCCGCGCTGGGGCGTCACGACTACCTATGTTGATGCCGCCAACCCTGAGGAATGGGAAAAAGCCATACAGCCCAATACAAAAATAATCTTCCTGGAGTCGCCATCGAATCCGGGACTGGAGCTGGTAGATCTAGAATGGCTGGGCAAGTTCAAGGAAAAATATCCAAATATTATTCTTTCCATTGACAACTGCTTTGCGACGCCCTATCTTCAAAAGCCAATTCAATACGGGTTTGATCTTGTTATCCATTCGGCAACCAAATATATGGACGGCCAGGGGCGTGTCTTAGGAGGCATTGTTGTCGGCAAGCAGGAGCTGATCGACAAATTAATGTTCTTTATCCGGCATACCGGACCTGCCTTGTCGCCATTCAATGCTTGGATTATCTCCAAAAGTCTGGATACGCTAGGGATCCGTATGGACCGGCATTGTTCCAATGCCCTGGCACTGGCCCAAGCTCTGGAGCATCATCCCGAAATTGAGGATGTCAAATACCCGCTCTTACCCAGCCATCCCCAGTATGAACTGGCCAAGAAGCAGATGAAAGCTGGTGGAGGTATCGTCACCTTTGTTGTCAAAGGAGGCTTTGAGCGCGCCAAAGCTTTTGTGGATCAGCTTGAGATGATCCTATATACATCCAATTTGGGAGACTCCAGATCCATTGCTACACATCCAGCTTCGACGACGCATTCCAAATTATCCGAAAGCGAACGTTTGAACTTAGGTATACAGCCGGGCAGTATCCGCCTGTCAGTTGGTCTGGAAGACCAGGAAGATATCATCAACGATATTCTACAGGCGCTAGAAAAAACAAAATAG
- the uvrA gene encoding excinuclease ABC subunit UvrA — protein MAVQKGPDLGEQSEVQVFGARAHNLKNIDVSFPRNELVVITGLSGSGKSSLAFDTIYAEGQRRYMETFSAYSRQFLGGMERPDVDKISGLSPVISIEQKTTSKNPRSTVGTITEVYDFMRLLFARAGEAFSYVTGKKMERMSDDQVIERILDEFEGQALNILAPVVKGRKGHYRELFEQIRKQGYVKVRVDGEILDLVPKMQVDRYKIHDIEIVVDRLKVEREDKKRLQTSVMQAMKTAKGIIKVSTKDNQEQFYSRYLMDAESGISYDEPQPNTFSFNSPYGACPTCDGLGYIFEIDKNAVIPDKKLSIQKGGLAPLGPTRENWTFEVLKAVAKKLDFTVTTPLEKLSDQQIDQLLFGNKEEPIVVTVSYGSYGAREYRVEFEGIFKMLEEFSGKSSDEAPSLDDFRTKVTCPTCQGARLKKESLHFRIADKNIHELSTLDISSLKEWFDQVESKLDERQLVIAAEILKEIRARLGFLLDVGLNYLTLDRTAKTLSGGEAQRIRLATQIGSQLVNVLYILDEPSIGLHQRDNERLINALKNLRDIGNSVLVVEHDKDMILHADYVIDMGPAAGVHGGTVVAEGSPKEILHSDSLTAAYLNGKKAVKIPEKRREGNGKTLTLYGATGHNLKNLTVTFPLGKLIVVSGVSGSGKSSLITGTLYPILNKHFFRAKATPLPFKKIEGLEHIDKVIEIDQSPIGRTPRSNPSTYTGVFSDIRTLFVQLPEAKIRGYKPGRFSFNVKGGRCETCQGAGLKVIEMNFLPDVQVPCETCHGKRYNRETLEVRYKGKSISDVLDMSINDAVGFFENVPAIYRKIKTLQDVGLGYITLGQSSTTLSGGEAQRVKLATELSKKDTGNTFYILDEPTTGLHFEDVNVLMGVINRLVDRGNTVLIIEHNLDVVKSADWVIDIGPEGGKEGGQVMFEGTPEHLIKNKKSETARFLKLEM, from the coding sequence ATGGCAGTACAGAAAGGCCCAGATTTGGGCGAGCAAAGTGAAGTTCAAGTATTTGGTGCGCGTGCACACAATCTAAAAAATATAGATGTTTCTTTTCCTAGAAATGAACTGGTGGTGATCACTGGATTAAGTGGTAGCGGCAAATCGTCGCTGGCTTTTGACACGATCTACGCGGAGGGCCAGCGCCGGTATATGGAGACTTTCAGCGCCTATAGCCGACAGTTTCTAGGGGGTATGGAACGTCCCGACGTCGACAAGATATCAGGACTGAGCCCTGTGATCTCCATCGAGCAAAAGACAACGAGCAAGAACCCTAGGTCTACGGTAGGGACCATTACGGAAGTATACGATTTTATGCGTCTTTTGTTTGCCCGTGCCGGCGAGGCCTTTTCGTACGTGACAGGAAAAAAAATGGAACGTATGTCGGACGATCAGGTCATCGAACGCATCCTTGACGAATTTGAAGGCCAGGCACTCAATATCCTCGCTCCTGTCGTCAAAGGCCGGAAAGGACACTACCGTGAACTTTTCGAACAAATCCGGAAACAAGGCTATGTCAAAGTCCGTGTTGATGGTGAGATTCTGGATCTGGTCCCTAAGATGCAGGTAGACCGCTACAAAATACACGATATAGAAATCGTGGTAGACCGTCTAAAGGTAGAGCGTGAAGACAAAAAGCGCTTGCAGACCTCGGTAATGCAAGCCATGAAGACGGCGAAAGGGATCATCAAAGTATCGACCAAAGATAATCAGGAGCAATTTTATAGCCGCTACCTGATGGATGCAGAGTCGGGCATCTCCTATGACGAGCCACAACCTAATACATTTTCTTTCAATTCGCCCTACGGCGCCTGTCCTACCTGCGACGGTCTGGGCTATATTTTTGAAATCGACAAAAATGCTGTCATTCCGGACAAGAAGCTCAGCATACAAAAGGGTGGATTAGCACCTCTGGGCCCCACACGTGAAAACTGGACATTTGAAGTGTTAAAGGCTGTCGCCAAGAAGCTGGACTTTACAGTGACGACACCGCTTGAAAAACTGAGTGACCAACAGATCGACCAGCTGCTTTTTGGAAATAAAGAAGAGCCTATTGTGGTGACCGTATCGTATGGAAGCTATGGTGCCCGTGAATACCGGGTGGAGTTTGAAGGTATCTTCAAAATGCTGGAAGAATTTTCCGGGAAGTCATCGGACGAGGCACCGTCCCTGGACGATTTCCGGACCAAAGTCACCTGTCCAACCTGTCAGGGCGCACGGTTAAAAAAAGAATCCTTACATTTCAGGATCGCCGATAAAAATATTCACGAACTTTCAACATTGGATATCAGCAGCCTAAAAGAATGGTTCGATCAAGTAGAAAGCAAGCTGGACGAGCGACAACTGGTGATTGCGGCAGAAATCCTCAAAGAGATTCGGGCACGTCTGGGTTTTCTATTGGATGTGGGACTGAATTACCTCACATTGGACCGCACGGCCAAAACCTTATCCGGTGGTGAAGCCCAGCGTATACGCCTGGCGACGCAGATTGGCTCACAGCTTGTCAATGTCCTTTATATTCTGGATGAACCGAGCATTGGACTTCACCAGCGCGACAACGAACGCCTGATCAATGCACTCAAAAATCTCCGTGATATTGGCAACTCGGTATTGGTCGTCGAGCACGACAAAGACATGATTTTGCATGCCGATTACGTGATCGATATGGGGCCCGCTGCCGGTGTTCATGGCGGAACAGTTGTGGCCGAAGGCAGCCCCAAGGAAATCCTGCATTCCGATTCATTGACGGCGGCCTACCTCAATGGCAAAAAAGCAGTTAAAATCCCAGAAAAACGCCGCGAAGGCAATGGTAAGACGCTTACCTTATATGGTGCTACCGGCCACAACCTGAAAAACCTGACAGTCACTTTCCCGCTGGGGAAGCTTATCGTCGTATCGGGCGTTTCGGGCTCCGGCAAGTCCAGCTTGATAACTGGGACACTCTATCCGATCTTGAATAAACATTTTTTCCGCGCCAAGGCCACACCGCTGCCTTTCAAGAAAATCGAAGGCCTCGAGCATATCGATAAGGTCATTGAAATTGACCAGAGCCCGATAGGACGGACACCGAGGTCCAATCCTTCCACCTACACAGGTGTGTTTTCGGATATACGGACGCTTTTCGTGCAGCTGCCGGAGGCCAAGATCAGAGGTTACAAACCAGGGCGCTTCTCTTTCAACGTGAAAGGAGGCCGCTGTGAAACCTGCCAGGGAGCAGGGCTCAAAGTCATTGAGATGAACTTCCTTCCTGACGTGCAAGTTCCCTGTGAAACATGCCACGGAAAACGCTACAACCGAGAAACTTTGGAGGTCCGCTACAAAGGAAAATCCATTTCGGACGTACTCGACATGAGCATCAATGATGCGGTCGGCTTTTTCGAAAATGTACCGGCGATCTACAGAAAGATCAAGACCTTGCAGGATGTAGGCTTAGGCTACATTACGCTCGGACAGTCTTCGACAACCCTGTCCGGTGGGGAGGCCCAACGGGTCAAACTTGCGACGGAACTTTCTAAAAAAGATACTGGAAATACGTTCTATATTCTTGATGAACCGACTACAGGCCTTCATTTTGAGGATGTCAATGTGTTGATGGGTGTCATCAACCGCCTGGTCGACCGGGGCAATACGGTCCTGATCATCGAACACAATCTCGACGTTGTCAAATCAGCAGACTGGGTGATTGATATAGGTCCTGAAGGAGGGAAAGAAGGTGGTCAGGTGATGTTCGAAGGTACACCCGAGCATTTAATCAAAAATAAGAAGAGCGAAACAGCACGTTTCCTTAAGCTGGAAATGTAG
- a CDS encoding OmpP1/FadL family transporter, with translation MKKLLFSILCASPSLLFAQGSQVNLQSPKAVGMGGAGSAYFIDEASIFYSPGALAKMDHNAISVAGNAVMYKSAFQEVGSTVVYHTKNQVTPPFSVFAAVGPKNSWWKAGIGVYTPYGGAVDWGREWIGKFSLVSLSLRAIFIQPTLSIKLTDNFSIGGGFVYNIGTVDLENSVPVFYPDGRAGLATLKGTGTGTGYNVGIHYNLDDDFALSLSYRSKVVTKLKDGDAIFEVPAAVAGNFPAGNTFSAELPLPSTFAAGIAFPISEKLKMAVDATVIDYDIYKELKFDYKENTPVLQDTRSPKNYTKAGSIKAGLEYIASDKLQLRVGGGYIATPVSRDYVYPETPDNNRYLLSGGFTVKPSPKFDITASFAYQRIVARQATNLDSHLSGTYKTNIYAPGIGVSYKW, from the coding sequence ATGAAGAAACTATTATTCTCAATACTTTGTGCAAGTCCATCGCTCCTGTTTGCGCAAGGATCACAGGTAAATCTACAAAGTCCCAAAGCCGTAGGGATGGGGGGTGCCGGTTCGGCTTACTTTATAGATGAAGCCTCCATTTTCTATAGCCCGGGTGCTTTAGCTAAAATGGATCACAATGCCATTTCTGTTGCAGGCAATGCCGTTATGTATAAGTCAGCATTTCAGGAAGTGGGCAGTACAGTCGTTTATCATACTAAGAACCAGGTGACACCTCCATTCTCTGTATTTGCCGCTGTCGGCCCAAAGAACTCCTGGTGGAAGGCCGGTATTGGCGTGTATACGCCCTACGGTGGTGCGGTGGACTGGGGAAGAGAATGGATAGGCAAGTTCAGTCTGGTCAGTCTTTCCCTGAGAGCCATTTTTATCCAGCCAACTCTAAGTATCAAACTGACCGACAATTTTAGCATCGGAGGCGGCTTTGTTTATAATATCGGTACTGTTGACCTGGAAAATTCGGTTCCTGTATTCTATCCCGATGGCCGTGCCGGATTGGCTACCTTGAAGGGCACTGGTACCGGAACGGGTTACAATGTGGGTATCCATTATAACTTAGACGATGACTTTGCGTTGTCATTGAGCTACCGTTCGAAAGTGGTTACGAAGCTCAAAGATGGAGATGCGATCTTCGAGGTACCTGCAGCCGTCGCCGGCAACTTTCCTGCCGGCAATACCTTCAGTGCCGAGCTCCCCCTACCGTCGACATTCGCAGCCGGAATTGCCTTCCCGATCTCCGAAAAGCTAAAAATGGCTGTTGACGCCACAGTCATCGATTATGATATCTATAAAGAGCTAAAATTTGATTATAAAGAGAACACCCCTGTATTACAGGATACACGTTCGCCAAAAAACTATACCAAAGCAGGTTCGATCAAAGCAGGATTGGAATATATTGCTTCCGATAAATTGCAATTGCGTGTAGGTGGCGGTTATATCGCTACCCCAGTATCGAGAGACTACGTTTATCCGGAAACCCCGGACAACAATAGATACCTGCTTTCAGGAGGTTTCACGGTCAAACCCTCGCCAAAATTCGATATTACGGCGTCGTTTGCCTACCAGCGGATTGTCGCACGTCAGGCCACAAACCTCGACAGCCACCTTTCGGGAACTTACAAAACAAATATCTATGCTCCCGGTATTGGCGTAAGCTATAAATGGTAA
- a CDS encoding SGNH/GDSL hydrolase family protein, whose translation MKKNKLYIAAALALLAIASCKPSLDEYTPSAGSLDFSKYVAIGNSLTAGYADGGLYLEGQKVAYPNLIAEQMKQVGGGEFHVPYFSEAQANGSGYITLTGLVNGQPVTAQVTDKLAYRSTSPKLLTKYTDPINNLGVPGMRMDMAEIPGMGSVNGNMYFERLLPDQDYLKTYFTYSTTQNHTFFSFALGNNDALGWATNGGVVKINPITNQPDPTTVLTETARFTLTLNKYVTELTKGGQKGVLATIPDVTATPYFTTVTKAALLAAVNAAGGSFQDVYIRTKNGVRKANDKDYFILTLSSAGIFGKNGYGLFQAIPVDDMWVLDESEVLQVQKRIGEFNAAIKAAAASKGLAVADVHAFLNNVKDGVRINGLAVSAKFITGNAFSLDGIHLTPIGNALMANIFINAINSTYGSKIPLVDVSQYRGVKMPDTAPVAN comes from the coding sequence ATGAAAAAAAATAAACTCTATATAGCTGCGGCGTTAGCACTTTTAGCTATCGCCTCATGCAAACCGTCATTGGACGAATACACCCCCAGCGCCGGATCCTTAGACTTTTCCAAATATGTTGCTATTGGAAACTCACTGACGGCAGGTTACGCCGATGGTGGGTTATATTTAGAAGGACAGAAAGTCGCGTATCCCAATTTGATCGCAGAGCAGATGAAACAAGTAGGCGGCGGAGAATTCCATGTCCCGTACTTTAGTGAAGCACAGGCCAACGGTTCAGGTTATATTACCTTAACCGGATTGGTCAATGGTCAACCAGTCACAGCGCAGGTGACTGATAAATTGGCTTACCGCTCTACTTCGCCAAAGTTATTGACAAAGTACACCGATCCAATCAATAACTTGGGGGTTCCGGGTATGCGTATGGACATGGCTGAAATTCCCGGTATGGGCTCGGTTAACGGAAACATGTATTTTGAACGTCTGTTGCCTGACCAGGATTATCTGAAAACATACTTTACGTATTCCACGACACAAAATCATACCTTTTTTAGTTTTGCTCTGGGCAACAACGACGCACTGGGCTGGGCCACCAATGGAGGTGTTGTGAAGATCAACCCAATCACCAACCAACCCGACCCGACAACGGTATTAACCGAGACAGCACGATTTACGTTAACACTGAATAAGTATGTCACTGAACTGACCAAAGGTGGCCAGAAAGGGGTACTGGCTACCATACCTGATGTCACGGCCACACCTTATTTCACCACGGTCACAAAAGCGGCCTTGCTAGCTGCCGTAAATGCCGCCGGAGGAAGTTTTCAGGATGTCTACATCAGGACAAAAAACGGTGTCCGAAAAGCTAATGACAAAGATTATTTTATCCTGACATTGTCCAGCGCTGGAATCTTCGGTAAAAATGGATACGGCCTGTTCCAAGCGATTCCTGTTGACGACATGTGGGTACTCGATGAGTCTGAGGTCCTACAAGTCCAAAAACGTATTGGAGAATTCAATGCAGCCATCAAAGCTGCAGCAGCCTCAAAAGGGCTCGCTGTAGCGGATGTACACGCCTTCTTAAATAACGTCAAAGATGGCGTACGTATCAACGGACTGGCCGTGAGCGCCAAGTTTATTACCGGAAATGCGTTTTCACTGGACGGCATACACCTGACTCCGATAGGGAATGCTCTGATGGCCAATATTTTTATCAACGCGATCAATTCGACATATGGTTCGAAGATTCCGCTGGTCGATGTATCCCAGTACCGGGGTGTCAAAATGCCGGACACGGCACCTGTGGCAAACTAA
- the tpx gene encoding thiol peroxidase, which produces MATITFKGNPVNTKGSLPQVGEQAPDFKLTAGDLSDKSLTDFKGKKVVLNIFPSIDTGTCAASVRAFNKEASQLDNTVVLCISKDLPFAQGRFCAAEGLNNVITLSEYKDSNFSDAYQLAIADGPLAGLLSRVVITLDENGKVLYEEQVAEIADEPNYAAAIASLR; this is translated from the coding sequence ATGGCTACAATCACTTTTAAAGGCAATCCAGTGAATACCAAAGGCAGTCTGCCGCAGGTCGGCGAGCAAGCTCCTGATTTTAAATTAACTGCAGGTGATCTTTCGGATAAATCTCTTACAGATTTCAAAGGGAAAAAAGTTGTGTTAAATATTTTTCCTAGTATTGATACAGGAACGTGTGCGGCTTCTGTACGTGCTTTTAACAAAGAGGCATCTCAACTCGACAATACAGTGGTATTATGCATCTCGAAAGATCTTCCTTTTGCACAGGGACGTTTCTGTGCAGCCGAAGGTCTCAACAACGTGATCACTTTGTCGGAATACAAAGACTCCAACTTTTCGGATGCTTATCAATTAGCAATTGCGGATGGACCTCTTGCTGGGCTGTTGAGCCGGGTGGTGATCACCTTGGACGAAAACGGTAAAGTACTGTATGAGGAGCAAGTGGCGGAGATTGCGGATGAGCCTAACTACGCTGCGGCTATTGCTTCGTTGCGTTAA
- a CDS encoding alpha-L-fucosidase, with protein MLTILLSSILLSGSTAAKADTLAPYGALPSERQLRWQEMETYCLIHYTPTTFQNKEWGYGDAKPSLFDPSAFDADQIAKAAAAGGFRGLISVAKHHDGFCLWPTKTTSYSIASSPWKNGKGDMVREFMEATHRNGMKFGVYLSAWDRHDERYGTPAYADAYREQLTELMSSYGPLFTSWHDGANGGDGYYGGQEGKRIIDRTTYYEWHEKTWPIVRKLQPSAVIFSDIGPDMRWVGNEKGYAAETSWATFTPIGLNGKVAVPGATESHNAETGDRNGKYWIPAECDVPQRPGWFYHQEQDSRVKTPSQLFEIYLKSVGRGACMNLGLAPMPSGTLHENDVKSLHAFGKKVKETFRNNLAKGATVTASNTRNGDAKIYGTSFITDEDRYSYWATDDTKTDATLEIALKSAATFDLIQLRENIKLGQRIDSVTIEQWENNAWKPLAKTTSIGANRLIKLDQPITTARLKLHVYAPVAITLSDFGLFKEYDEPFAFDSKEIKKLKGFNVRTGKSDNRTLMSDGKPATFATIGDGGIITIESTAPVSGIGFMPRQDGQTAGIPTRYTISTSTDGKNWKTVKEGEFSNIKANPILQQVFFETDGKGKFIRFEPKQFIEGNALTIAELELYAK; from the coding sequence ATGTTGACAATCTTGTTATCCTCTATCTTACTTTCAGGCAGCACAGCTGCCAAGGCCGATACGCTGGCGCCCTATGGGGCATTGCCAAGCGAGCGCCAGCTAAGATGGCAGGAAATGGAAACCTATTGTTTGATACATTATACTCCGACCACTTTTCAGAATAAAGAATGGGGCTATGGTGATGCCAAGCCTTCCCTGTTTGATCCTTCGGCATTTGATGCTGATCAAATTGCAAAAGCAGCAGCGGCCGGCGGCTTTAGGGGCCTGATCAGTGTTGCCAAACACCACGATGGATTTTGCTTATGGCCGACCAAAACCACCTCCTATAGCATCGCGTCGTCACCCTGGAAAAATGGGAAAGGTGATATGGTACGGGAATTTATGGAAGCTACGCATCGAAACGGAATGAAATTTGGCGTTTACCTGTCTGCCTGGGACCGACATGACGAGCGTTACGGTACTCCGGCATATGCAGATGCCTATCGGGAGCAACTGACCGAACTGATGAGCAGCTATGGCCCATTGTTCACCTCATGGCATGATGGTGCCAATGGGGGCGATGGTTACTATGGCGGTCAGGAGGGCAAACGGATTATTGATCGGACAACATATTATGAATGGCATGAGAAAACTTGGCCAATCGTCCGTAAACTACAGCCCAGCGCCGTGATTTTCTCTGATATTGGTCCCGACATGCGCTGGGTAGGCAATGAAAAGGGCTATGCGGCCGAGACCTCCTGGGCGACATTTACACCTATAGGTCTCAACGGTAAAGTCGCCGTGCCGGGAGCTACCGAATCGCATAATGCGGAGACAGGAGACCGTAACGGGAAGTACTGGATTCCGGCAGAATGTGATGTGCCACAGCGCCCGGGCTGGTTCTATCACCAAGAACAGGATAGCCGCGTAAAAACTCCCAGCCAACTGTTTGAAATCTATCTCAAATCAGTGGGCAGAGGTGCTTGTATGAACCTTGGTTTAGCACCAATGCCTTCAGGAACCCTGCATGAAAACGATGTCAAATCCTTGCATGCATTCGGAAAAAAAGTGAAAGAAACCTTTCGCAACAATCTGGCGAAAGGAGCTACAGTCACAGCCTCAAATACCCGAAATGGCGACGCTAAAATCTACGGGACGTCCTTTATCACGGATGAGGACCGCTATAGTTACTGGGCCACGGATGATACGAAGACGGATGCCACACTCGAAATCGCATTGAAGTCCGCCGCGACATTTGATCTTATCCAGCTGCGCGAAAATATTAAGTTGGGACAGCGTATCGACAGCGTCACCATTGAACAGTGGGAAAACAATGCCTGGAAGCCTCTGGCAAAGACGACAAGCATCGGCGCCAACCGGTTGATTAAGCTCGATCAGCCTATTACTACGGCGAGGTTAAAACTGCATGTATATGCACCGGTTGCGATCACGCTGAGCGATTTCGGCCTCTTCAAAGAATATGATGAACCGTTTGCCTTTGACAGTAAGGAAATAAAAAAACTGAAGGGGTTTAATGTGAGGACGGGAAAATCAGATAATAGAACTTTGATGTCCGATGGTAAGCCGGCAACTTTTGCGACTATCGGAGATGGCGGCATAATCACTATCGAATCTACTGCACCTGTGTCTGGCATTGGTTTTATGCCGAGGCAGGATGGTCAGACGGCAGGTATTCCGACACGATATACGATCTCGACAAGTACGGACGGTAAAAATTGGAAAACAGTTAAAGAGGGCGAATTCTCCAATATCAAGGCAAATCCGATTTTGCAGCAAGTGTTTTTTGAGACCGATGGCAAAGGCAAATTTATCCGATTTGAACCGAAACAATTTATCGAAGGCAATGCGCTGACCATTGCTGAACTTGAACTGTATGCTAAATAA
- a CDS encoding OsmC family protein: MKIRLNRVNQAVHFEASSELSTVKVNIDGSEAIGGEGKGVRPMELVLMALGSCSVFDLHSILVKQRQQIDDIQVEVEGKRRDEIPQIFTDIHINFFLKGQIDEVKAAKAAELAVKKYCSVHDMLAAGGVNITYSLKVN; this comes from the coding sequence ATGAAAATCAGATTAAACCGCGTCAATCAGGCTGTACATTTTGAAGCCAGCAGTGAGTTATCGACCGTTAAAGTTAATATTGATGGCTCCGAGGCTATCGGTGGTGAAGGAAAGGGTGTGCGCCCAATGGAATTGGTATTGATGGCATTAGGCTCCTGTAGTGTTTTTGACTTACACAGTATACTGGTAAAACAACGTCAGCAAATTGACGATATTCAAGTTGAAGTGGAAGGAAAACGTCGCGACGAAATTCCACAGATATTTACAGATATCCACATCAATTTCTTTTTAAAAGGTCAAATCGATGAGGTCAAGGCGGCGAAAGCAGCAGAATTGGCCGTTAAAAAATATTGTTCGGTACATGATATGCTTGCAGCTGGGGGTGTCAATATCACCTACTCGTTGAAAGTAAATTAG